A genomic region of Kribbella sp. NBC_00382 contains the following coding sequences:
- a CDS encoding carbohydrate ABC transporter permease codes for MTTTVSAPRQVRPPAPAPRPARRRSRTWVGWSFILPNFIGFAALTLVPVIASLALSFLDWDSYSTPRWVGLDNFERMIHNDTFWTALKNTAYYAVGHVPLTLCAALGFAVLLNQKLKGARFFRTALFFPYITSLVAVAVVWNMLLSPESGPVNQFLRAIGIDHPPGWTTSTTWAMPAVIVASVWRDLGYYMILYLAGLQTIPAELYEAAQVDGANGWQRFRHITLPGLRPTTFFVLIMLTISSFKVFDLIQVMTEGGPGRATLVLSQVIYREGIVQGRFGYSSAVSMVLFVIVLTITLVQFRLQRRSER; via the coding sequence ATGACCACCACCGTGTCCGCACCGCGGCAGGTCCGGCCCCCTGCGCCCGCGCCGCGGCCGGCCAGGCGCCGCAGCCGGACCTGGGTCGGCTGGAGCTTCATCCTGCCGAACTTCATCGGCTTCGCCGCGCTGACGCTGGTGCCGGTGATCGCCTCGCTCGCGTTGTCCTTCCTCGACTGGGATTCCTACAGCACGCCCCGCTGGGTCGGCCTGGACAACTTCGAGCGGATGATCCACAACGACACCTTCTGGACCGCGCTCAAGAACACCGCGTACTACGCCGTCGGGCACGTGCCGCTGACGCTGTGTGCCGCGCTCGGGTTCGCAGTACTGCTGAACCAGAAGCTGAAGGGAGCGCGGTTCTTCCGGACCGCGCTGTTCTTCCCGTACATCACCTCGCTGGTCGCGGTCGCCGTGGTCTGGAACATGTTGCTCAGCCCGGAGTCGGGCCCGGTGAACCAGTTCTTGCGGGCCATCGGCATCGACCACCCGCCGGGCTGGACCACCTCGACCACCTGGGCGATGCCCGCGGTGATCGTGGCCAGCGTGTGGCGTGACCTCGGCTACTACATGATCCTCTACCTGGCCGGGCTGCAGACGATCCCGGCCGAGCTGTACGAGGCCGCCCAGGTGGATGGGGCGAACGGCTGGCAGCGGTTCCGGCACATCACCTTGCCGGGCCTGCGGCCGACCACCTTCTTCGTGCTGATCATGCTGACCATCTCCAGCTTCAAGGTGTTCGACCTGATCCAGGTGATGACCGAGGGCGGCCCGGGCCGCGCGACGCTGGTGCTGTCCCAGGTGATCTACCGCGAGGGCATCGTCCAGGGCCGGTTCGGCTACTCCTCGGCCGTGTCCATGGTGCTGTTCGTCATCGTGCTGACGATCACCTTGGTCCAGTTCCGGTTGCAGCGAAGGAGCGAGCGATGA
- a CDS encoding substrate-binding domain-containing protein, whose product MPDDRLFGLQRHERVMDELRREGAVRVKELAELLGVSELTVRRDIAALAAQNLLTKVHGGATLPTDLAPPARRRGPAAPRFTIGMVVPSLDYYWPPIVSGARTTAAALGVAIQLRGSSYDWAEDRRQITRLIEAQQVQGLLLAPNLEGAAVDEMIDWIARLPVPVILVERQPPRWTPTKHQVEWVRSDHALGVELAVRHLHAQGHRNLALLLSKGSPTSAHLAAGWNLVCADLAIPAGLVIRESVNMEQPGHRDIIAQVLGRCRAAGTTAIVVHSDPDAMAVAQYCAEQGIAIPDQLAIVAYDDEIAHLAEPALTAIRPPKSMVGRTAVEQMVARLTEGRRRPPQRVLVVPELVIRDSSMPH is encoded by the coding sequence ATGCCGGACGACCGGCTGTTCGGCCTGCAGCGGCACGAACGGGTGATGGACGAGCTGCGTCGCGAAGGCGCCGTCCGGGTGAAGGAGCTGGCCGAACTGCTCGGCGTCAGCGAGTTGACCGTCCGGCGCGACATCGCCGCGCTCGCGGCGCAGAACCTGCTCACCAAAGTCCACGGCGGCGCGACGTTGCCGACCGACCTGGCGCCCCCGGCGCGGCGGCGCGGGCCGGCCGCGCCCCGGTTCACCATCGGGATGGTGGTCCCCTCCCTCGACTACTACTGGCCACCGATCGTCTCCGGCGCCCGGACGACGGCCGCGGCACTGGGGGTGGCGATCCAGCTGCGCGGCTCGAGCTACGACTGGGCCGAGGACCGCCGGCAGATCACCCGGCTGATCGAAGCCCAGCAGGTCCAGGGGCTGCTGCTCGCGCCGAACCTGGAGGGCGCCGCCGTCGACGAGATGATCGACTGGATCGCCCGGCTCCCGGTACCGGTGATCCTGGTCGAGCGACAGCCGCCACGCTGGACGCCGACCAAGCACCAGGTCGAATGGGTCCGCAGCGATCACGCCCTGGGGGTCGAGCTGGCCGTCCGGCACCTGCACGCCCAGGGTCACCGCAACCTGGCGCTACTGCTGTCCAAAGGAAGTCCGACCTCGGCGCACCTGGCGGCCGGCTGGAATCTCGTGTGTGCCGATCTCGCGATCCCGGCCGGCCTGGTGATCCGGGAGTCCGTGAACATGGAGCAGCCCGGACATCGCGACATCATCGCCCAGGTACTCGGCCGCTGCCGGGCCGCGGGAACGACGGCCATCGTCGTGCACTCCGACCCCGACGCGATGGCGGTCGCCCAGTACTGCGCCGAGCAGGGCATCGCAATCCCTGACCAGCTGGCGATCGTGGCCTACGACGACGAGATCGCCCACCTGGCCGAGCCGGCCCTGACGGCGATCCGGCCGCCGAAGTCGATGGTCGGCCGGACCGCGGTCGAGCAGATGGTCGCCCGCCTCACCGAAGGCCGCCGCCGGCCCCCACAACGCGTCCTGGTCGTGCCCGAGCTGGTCATCCGCGATTCATCGATGCCGCACTAG
- a CDS encoding hydroxyacid dehydrogenase: MTATVTAYRSEALLVMNRESFDAHFDRLRLDRLRSLVALPDPIWTDELDSAQARARLATADLIVSSWGVPRLTADRLAAAPRLKAVFHAAGSVRSVADGVLWSRDIVLTSAADANAIPVAEYTLAAIILAGKKAPFLAADAATAYRGWGQLQGFGDLSNFRRTIGVVGFSRIGRRVVDLLRVLEGPTVLVADPHADPAEVEAAGAQLVGLDELLPRVDVLSLHAPALPSTYQMIGARELACLPDRATVINTARGSLIDSAALAAECRAGRLFAILDVTDPEPLPAESPLRSTHNVMVTPHIAGSLGTEIHRLTDHMLAELTRWLAGEPLRHRITADLFPLTA; this comes from the coding sequence ATGACCGCAACGGTAACCGCTTACCGCAGTGAGGCGCTGCTCGTGATGAACCGCGAGTCGTTCGACGCTCACTTCGATCGGCTCCGGCTCGATCGGCTCCGCTCGCTGGTGGCGCTGCCCGATCCGATCTGGACCGACGAGCTCGACTCCGCGCAGGCCCGGGCCCGGCTCGCGACGGCCGACCTGATCGTCAGCTCCTGGGGCGTGCCCCGGCTGACGGCCGACCGGCTGGCCGCCGCGCCGCGGCTCAAGGCCGTCTTCCATGCGGCCGGAAGCGTCCGTTCGGTGGCCGACGGCGTGCTGTGGTCTCGCGACATCGTGCTCACCAGCGCGGCCGACGCCAACGCGATCCCGGTGGCCGAGTACACGCTGGCCGCGATCATCCTGGCCGGAAAGAAGGCGCCCTTCCTGGCCGCGGACGCCGCGACGGCCTACCGCGGCTGGGGCCAGTTGCAGGGCTTCGGCGACCTGTCGAACTTCCGCCGCACGATCGGTGTGGTCGGTTTCTCCCGGATCGGCCGCCGGGTCGTCGATCTGCTCCGGGTGCTCGAAGGCCCGACCGTGCTGGTGGCCGATCCGCATGCGGACCCGGCGGAGGTGGAAGCGGCCGGTGCGCAACTGGTCGGCCTCGACGAACTACTACCCCGGGTCGACGTGCTTTCCCTGCATGCGCCGGCCCTGCCGAGCACGTACCAGATGATCGGCGCGCGAGAACTGGCCTGCTTGCCCGACCGCGCCACCGTGATCAACACCGCGCGGGGAAGCCTGATCGATTCGGCCGCCCTCGCTGCCGAGTGCCGGGCCGGACGGCTGTTCGCGATCCTCGACGTCACCGATCCGGAGCCGTTGCCGGCCGAATCACCACTGCGTTCGACCCACAACGTCATGGTCACCCCGCACATCGCCGGATCCCTCGGCACCGAGATCCATCGACTCACCGATCACATGCTGGCCGAACTCACCCGGTGGCTGGCCGGCGAACCGCTCCGGCACCGGATCACGGCCGACCTCTTCCCGCTCACCGCCTGA
- a CDS encoding glycoside hydrolase family 43 protein, giving the protein MKLFRPVRILAVLGAALTLLAPATVAAQAGHIERYTSFRPGAQWLDNNGQVIQAHGGQIVASTDGGGKRVWYWYGEDRSNGYYDSPGVHVYSSYDLYNWKDRGLALKAMSSPGQFESDPYFAKVYKHYTPAQREVVWRDLSTNSVRSDGWARPSILERPKVVYNKSTRKWVMWVHSDGPSSPDSTSTYARAEAGVAIADSPMGPFRWIDSYRLNHVPSDSVPWCGTGSSFDPAGGMARDMNLFVDDDGSAYIIYSSEENRSMYISKLDRDYTYLSARPENAIQGKDFVRTLACNQREAPAMFKSEGRYYLLTSGATGWDPNPARYATSDNVLGQFTDQGSPISGPGAATTFGSQSTNVIPYDQENNKFIFMADRWTPSDLKNAPYVWMPMSLGESGSLSIGPDQEWTLDDLAPYQRWSVETQLPDHTWLGDTSALPAEVTVRTGTRSTQVAVTWDATSVARPGPANLRGTLADGRTFTRSIVVMPHELRYAVNAGGVATADWQILAKNASLLNSSAEQALGTDPITGTSWGYTGASAPSGTANGDLYSTLRYAKNHEPLTYTFGGLEPGTYTVHTGYFDPWPWANRAAQVTINGAVVDQQRLFTGTNEAAAYGGVTVGADGKIAVTIAPTRSPDIQVSWLMVARTG; this is encoded by the coding sequence ATGAAGCTGTTCAGACCAGTGCGCATCCTTGCGGTCCTGGGCGCCGCGCTCACCCTGCTGGCTCCAGCCACGGTCGCGGCCCAGGCCGGACACATTGAGAGGTACACGTCGTTCCGCCCAGGTGCTCAATGGCTCGACAACAACGGGCAGGTGATCCAGGCCCATGGTGGGCAGATCGTCGCCTCGACCGATGGCGGCGGGAAGCGGGTCTGGTACTGGTACGGCGAGGACCGCAGCAACGGGTACTACGACAGCCCTGGCGTGCACGTGTACTCCTCGTACGACCTCTACAACTGGAAGGATCGCGGGCTCGCCTTGAAGGCGATGAGCTCGCCCGGCCAGTTCGAGAGCGACCCGTACTTCGCCAAGGTCTACAAGCACTACACCCCGGCGCAGAGGGAGGTCGTCTGGCGCGACCTGTCGACCAACAGCGTGCGCTCGGACGGCTGGGCGCGGCCGTCGATCCTCGAGCGGCCGAAGGTGGTCTACAACAAGTCCACTCGCAAGTGGGTGATGTGGGTGCACTCCGACGGGCCCTCGTCACCGGACAGTACGTCGACGTACGCGCGGGCCGAGGCCGGTGTGGCGATCGCGGACTCGCCGATGGGACCGTTCCGCTGGATCGACTCGTACCGGCTGAACCACGTGCCGAGCGATTCCGTGCCCTGGTGCGGTACCGGGTCCTCGTTCGACCCGGCCGGCGGGATGGCGCGGGACATGAACCTGTTCGTGGACGACGACGGCTCGGCGTACATCATCTACTCCTCCGAGGAGAACCGGTCGATGTACATCTCCAAGCTCGACCGCGACTACACCTATCTGTCCGCACGGCCCGAGAACGCCATCCAGGGCAAGGATTTCGTCCGTACGCTGGCCTGCAACCAACGCGAAGCGCCGGCGATGTTCAAGTCCGAGGGCCGGTACTACCTGCTCACGTCGGGCGCGACCGGCTGGGACCCGAACCCGGCTAGGTACGCGACGTCGGACAACGTCCTCGGCCAGTTCACCGACCAGGGCAGCCCGATCAGCGGACCGGGCGCGGCGACCACCTTCGGCTCGCAGAGCACGAACGTGATCCCGTACGACCAGGAGAACAACAAGTTCATCTTCATGGCCGACCGCTGGACGCCGAGCGACCTCAAGAACGCTCCGTACGTCTGGATGCCGATGTCCCTGGGCGAAAGCGGCAGCCTGTCGATCGGCCCGGACCAGGAGTGGACCCTGGACGACCTGGCGCCGTACCAGCGGTGGAGTGTCGAGACCCAACTGCCGGACCACACCTGGCTCGGCGACACCAGCGCGCTCCCGGCCGAGGTGACCGTGAGGACGGGCACGCGGTCGACACAGGTAGCCGTGACCTGGGATGCGACCAGTGTCGCGCGGCCAGGACCGGCCAACCTCCGTGGGACGCTGGCGGACGGACGGACCTTCACCCGGTCGATCGTGGTGATGCCGCATGAGCTGCGGTACGCGGTCAACGCCGGCGGCGTGGCCACCGCGGACTGGCAGATCCTGGCGAAGAACGCCTCATTGCTGAACTCGAGTGCGGAACAGGCGTTGGGCACCGATCCCATCACCGGGACCAGCTGGGGTTACACGGGTGCGAGCGCACCGTCCGGTACTGCGAACGGCGACCTCTACAGCACCTTGCGGTACGCCAAGAACCACGAGCCGCTGACCTACACCTTCGGGGGCCTGGAACCGGGGACGTACACCGTGCACACCGGGTACTTCGATCCCTGGCCGTGGGCCAACCGGGCGGCGCAGGTGACCATCAACGGCGCCGTCGTCGACCAGCAACGGCTGTTCACCGGTACCAACGAAGCAGCGGCGTACGGAGGTGTCACGGTCGGCGCCGACGGCAAGATCGCCGTCACGATCGCGCCGACCAGATCGCCCGACATCCAGGTCAGCTGGCTGATGGTCGCCCGCACCGGCTAG
- a CDS encoding MBL fold metallo-hydrolase, translated as MSELNYTVLDSADSSLNKTSVLVTGENDAIVVDAAFTRADGHRIVAAVLDAGKTLRTVVVTGGDPDFYFGAEVIADAFPEAAFVAPADVIEHITAAYEGKLKAWAHLGANLPTRLIELTAFTGGVELDGRTLELRHAGDSLGDRGWYLFEPQQRALLGGILLFDGLHVWTADSPTTADRAAWLTALDTLEALQPTFVAAGHRTAGAPTDLSAIHHTRAYLTLFEETVAEAADAAGAKEKLLAAYPDAGLVIAADLGTKVAKGELQWG; from the coding sequence ATGTCCGAACTGAACTACACCGTCCTCGACTCCGCGGACTCCTCGCTGAACAAGACCTCCGTCCTCGTCACCGGCGAGAACGACGCGATCGTCGTCGACGCCGCCTTCACCCGCGCGGACGGCCACCGCATCGTCGCCGCGGTACTGGACGCGGGCAAGACCCTGCGCACGGTCGTCGTGACCGGCGGCGACCCGGACTTCTACTTCGGCGCCGAAGTCATCGCCGACGCGTTCCCCGAGGCGGCCTTCGTCGCTCCGGCCGACGTGATCGAACACATCACCGCGGCCTACGAAGGCAAGCTCAAAGCCTGGGCACACCTGGGCGCCAACCTGCCGACCCGGCTGATCGAGCTCACCGCGTTCACCGGCGGAGTCGAACTCGACGGCCGGACGCTGGAGTTGCGGCACGCGGGCGACAGCCTCGGCGATCGCGGCTGGTACCTCTTCGAACCGCAGCAGCGGGCCCTGCTCGGCGGGATCCTGCTCTTCGACGGACTCCACGTCTGGACCGCCGACAGCCCGACGACGGCCGACCGCGCGGCCTGGCTGACCGCCCTCGACACCCTCGAGGCGCTTCAGCCCACCTTCGTGGCCGCCGGGCACCGTACGGCGGGTGCGCCGACCGACCTGTCGGCGATCCACCACACCCGCGCCTACCTGACCCTCTTCGAGGAGACCGTCGCCGAGGCGGCCGACGCCGCCGGGGCCAAGGAGAAACTGCTCGCGGCCTACCCCGACGCCGGCCTCGTCATCGCCGCGGACCTCGGCACCAAGGTCGCCAAGGGAGAACTCCAGTGGGGCTGA
- a CDS encoding carbohydrate ABC transporter permease, with product MSRVRRTSAYLLLGLLSVAVLVPFAWMVSSSLKADADVFSVPVRWIPAEFHWGNFSAIWGRIPLLTYLRNSVFLSVTITALQVLTGSFAAYGFAKVRFPGRDALFLAYIATIAVPWQAYMVPQYVIMQKAGLVNTHLSLILLQAFSAFGVFLMRQYYLTIPDELSEAARLDGLSEYGIWARIILPLSKPALASLALLTFVNTWNDYMGPFIYLTDNNLWTIQLGLRSFVGLYDAEYAMIMTGSVLSVLPILVIFLLGQKYFVQGIATSGMK from the coding sequence ATGAGCCGGGTACGCCGCACGTCGGCGTACCTGCTGCTGGGACTGCTCTCGGTGGCGGTGCTGGTGCCGTTCGCCTGGATGGTCTCGTCGTCGCTGAAGGCCGACGCGGACGTCTTCAGCGTGCCGGTCCGGTGGATCCCGGCCGAGTTCCACTGGGGCAACTTCAGTGCGATCTGGGGCCGGATCCCGCTGCTCACCTACCTGCGCAACTCGGTGTTCCTCAGCGTCACGATCACCGCTTTGCAGGTGCTCACCGGGAGCTTCGCGGCGTACGGGTTCGCCAAGGTGCGATTTCCCGGCCGGGACGCGTTGTTCCTCGCCTACATCGCGACGATCGCGGTGCCCTGGCAGGCGTACATGGTGCCGCAGTACGTGATCATGCAGAAGGCCGGCCTGGTGAACACGCATCTGTCGCTGATCCTGCTGCAGGCGTTCAGCGCCTTCGGGGTGTTCCTGATGCGGCAGTACTACCTGACCATCCCTGACGAGCTGAGCGAGGCGGCCCGGCTGGACGGGCTGAGCGAGTACGGCATCTGGGCCCGGATCATCCTGCCGTTGTCGAAGCCCGCGCTGGCGAGCCTGGCGCTGCTCACCTTCGTCAACACCTGGAACGACTACATGGGTCCGTTCATCTACCTGACCGACAACAACCTGTGGACGATCCAGCTGGGACTGCGCTCGTTCGTCGGCCTGTACGACGCGGAGTACGCGATGATCATGACCGGCTCGGTACTGTCCGTGCTGCCGATCCTGGTGATCTTCCTGCTCGGCCAGAAGTACTTCGTGCAGGGCATCGCGACCAGCGGGATGAAGTGA
- a CDS encoding AraC family transcriptional regulator, translated as MIRKVDYAPPAGHSAGAEIADLATLLRRAGPGEFQAPQRLGFDLILQIRSGHTVHEVDFTSYPLGPGDVFWIHAGQVQQWGDISAIDGPVLMLPPDLYDEATAHLFRRLGISHLNHWPGAALPGSLLWESFSTTAEIDQRLREAPALEPGARDQALTHAVLATLLVLAGSSPGSSPIRPRNEVFSWFEEEIEKSFQSERTVAGYARRLGYSERTLNRLARTHAGTTAKELIDRRVVLEAKRRLIHETVPIVEIADRLGFEDAANFSKFFSHRTGTTPGAFRRASRPR; from the coding sequence ATGATCCGGAAGGTCGATTACGCACCGCCGGCCGGGCACTCGGCGGGGGCTGAGATCGCCGACCTCGCCACGCTGCTGCGCCGGGCCGGGCCGGGCGAGTTCCAGGCCCCGCAACGACTGGGATTCGACCTGATCCTGCAGATCCGCTCAGGTCACACCGTCCACGAGGTCGACTTCACCAGCTACCCGCTCGGCCCGGGCGACGTCTTCTGGATCCACGCCGGGCAGGTACAACAGTGGGGAGACATCTCGGCCATCGACGGGCCGGTTCTGATGCTCCCGCCCGACCTGTACGACGAGGCGACCGCGCACTTGTTCCGGCGACTCGGCATCAGCCATCTCAATCACTGGCCAGGCGCCGCGTTGCCCGGCAGCCTGCTCTGGGAATCGTTCAGCACGACAGCCGAGATCGACCAGCGACTGCGGGAGGCGCCGGCGCTCGAGCCCGGCGCGCGGGACCAGGCGCTCACGCACGCGGTACTGGCGACCCTGCTCGTGCTGGCAGGCAGCAGCCCCGGCAGTAGCCCGATCCGGCCCCGCAACGAGGTCTTCAGCTGGTTCGAGGAAGAGATCGAGAAGTCGTTCCAGAGCGAACGCACCGTGGCCGGTTACGCCCGGCGGCTCGGCTACTCCGAGCGCACCCTCAACCGCCTCGCCCGGACCCACGCGGGAACCACGGCCAAAGAGCTGATCGACCGCCGGGTCGTCCTCGAAGCCAAACGCCGGCTGATCCACGAAACCGTGCCGATCGTCGAGATCGCCGACCGGCTCGGCTTCGAGGACGCCGCCAACTTCTCCAAGTTCTTCTCGCACCGCACCGGCACCACCCCGGGCGCCTTCCGTAGGGCGAGCCGCCCCCGCTAG
- a CDS encoding DUF2264 domain-containing protein, whose product MNDARFTGLTRDSWAEVADHLLLSLRGWASPEHARIDLPGQQSAYGPDSDSLEAFARSFLLTAIRLKGEDGKDPHDLAGWYAEGLRAGTDPMSPHAWPRPDQLGQAKVEACSIALGLHLSRPWLWDRLDDRDREQIVAWLATVVGEKYPPINWVWFQIVVETFLKSVGGPWSRDDIDSGLAVHESLYRGNGWYADGPERAFDHYNGWALHVYPLLWASMDPGLCDPALVTAWRERLTAFLDSAVHLVGGNGAPLIQGRSLTYRFAAAAPFWIGAITGATDLAPGLMRRTTSGMLKYFLDQGVPDRRGLLTLGWHGEWPAIAQSYSGPGSPYWAVKGMLGLMLPASHPVWTAAEEPLPVERSDFTRELAEPGWLVSGTRADGIVRVVNHGTDHSVPGDERADSPLYARLGYSTHTMPLLSTPYWAQPLENSVSIVHPEHGRSHRNGFTTIGTNASIASTHWVRIADDTGPEHGSGRGGAVVAGPTVAMVSALRGSHEVRAARIDPDAVVEPGWLLEMSGWPLTSAAPPSGVLDAGAEVRAAELLSSIEGRIGFEAVDIRRSGESEALGNHTAIPLVRAAAVPGQVFVAIVSLSGGHPEPLPNVAVDDGSIRVTWPDGTEEILLFG is encoded by the coding sequence ATGAACGACGCCCGCTTCACCGGCCTGACCCGCGACTCCTGGGCGGAGGTCGCCGATCACCTGCTGCTCTCACTGCGTGGCTGGGCCTCGCCCGAGCACGCCCGGATCGACCTGCCTGGACAACAGAGCGCGTACGGACCCGACAGTGACTCCCTGGAGGCCTTCGCCCGGTCTTTCCTGCTGACAGCGATCCGGCTGAAGGGTGAGGACGGCAAGGACCCGCACGATCTCGCCGGGTGGTACGCCGAGGGCCTCCGAGCCGGTACCGATCCGATGTCACCGCACGCGTGGCCGCGCCCGGACCAGCTCGGGCAGGCCAAGGTCGAGGCCTGCTCGATCGCTCTCGGCCTGCATCTGAGCAGGCCGTGGTTGTGGGACCGGCTCGACGACCGTGATCGCGAGCAGATCGTCGCCTGGCTGGCGACGGTGGTCGGCGAGAAGTACCCACCGATCAACTGGGTCTGGTTCCAGATCGTCGTGGAGACGTTCCTCAAGTCGGTCGGCGGACCGTGGTCCCGCGACGACATCGACAGCGGCCTCGCGGTGCACGAGTCGTTGTATCGCGGAAATGGCTGGTACGCCGACGGTCCGGAGCGCGCGTTCGACCACTACAACGGCTGGGCGCTGCATGTCTATCCGTTGCTGTGGGCATCGATGGATCCCGGGCTGTGCGATCCCGCGCTGGTGACAGCCTGGCGCGAGCGGCTGACGGCCTTCCTGGATTCGGCGGTCCACCTGGTCGGCGGCAACGGCGCACCGCTGATCCAGGGCCGGAGCCTGACCTACCGCTTCGCCGCGGCCGCGCCGTTCTGGATCGGTGCGATCACCGGTGCCACCGATCTCGCCCCTGGCCTGATGCGCCGGACGACGTCCGGAATGCTCAAGTACTTTCTCGACCAGGGCGTCCCCGATCGGCGAGGTCTGCTCACCCTCGGCTGGCACGGCGAATGGCCGGCGATCGCCCAGTCGTACTCCGGCCCGGGATCGCCGTACTGGGCGGTGAAAGGCATGCTCGGCTTGATGCTTCCGGCAAGTCATCCGGTCTGGACCGCGGCTGAGGAGCCCTTGCCTGTCGAGCGTTCCGACTTCACCCGCGAACTCGCAGAGCCCGGCTGGCTGGTCAGCGGGACCCGGGCCGACGGGATCGTGCGCGTCGTCAACCACGGCACCGACCACTCGGTCCCCGGCGACGAACGCGCCGACTCGCCGTTGTACGCCCGGCTGGGGTACTCGACCCACACGATGCCACTGCTCAGTACGCCGTACTGGGCGCAACCGCTCGAGAACAGCGTCAGCATCGTGCACCCTGAGCACGGCCGGTCGCACCGCAACGGCTTCACGACGATCGGTACGAACGCCTCGATCGCGTCGACCCACTGGGTGCGGATAGCCGACGACACCGGACCGGAGCACGGATCGGGCCGCGGCGGAGCGGTTGTCGCGGGGCCTACGGTCGCGATGGTGTCCGCGCTGCGCGGAAGCCACGAGGTGCGGGCCGCCCGCATCGATCCGGATGCAGTCGTCGAACCCGGCTGGCTGCTCGAGATGTCCGGTTGGCCGCTGACCTCCGCCGCCCCGCCGTCCGGAGTACTCGATGCGGGGGCCGAGGTCCGTGCCGCTGAGTTGCTGTCCTCCATCGAAGGCCGCATCGGCTTCGAGGCGGTCGATATCCGCCGGTCCGGCGAGTCCGAGGCCCTGGGCAACCACACCGCGATTCCGCTCGTCCGCGCGGCCGCCGTACCGGGTCAGGTCTTCGTTGCCATCGTCTCCTTGTCCGGCGGTCACCCCGAGCCTCTTCCGAACGTCGCGGTGGACGACGGCAGCATTCGGGTCACCTGGCCGGACGGCACCGAGGAGATCTTGTTGTTCGGCTAG
- a CDS encoding ABC transporter substrate-binding protein produces the protein MKRHLVTILAGAAALALLTACGGGSDTPAADGPQTIKVALWNYATTPEFKAIIDGFQQANPQIKVEPVDILADDYPTKVTTMLAGGDTTDVLTMKNVIDYARFGTRGQLLPMTDQAKALDPAKYSGLKSYDLDGKYFALPYRQDFWVLYYNKTLLKQAGVPESKLQNLTWADYATLAKSLTKGDGPSKVYGAYQHTWRSVVEATAAAQTGGDLLGGDYGFFKDQYTMTLDLQKDGAMLPWATARSQKVTYNTMFSTGKAALMPMGTWYASTLLADTKSGKTKVEWGMAPLPQRTADGKVTTFGSPTAFAVNKNSKHADAAKKFVEWASSEAGATAVAKAGVTPSLQSQQILDTYFALPGVPSDAVAKKAFKPDNVVLEMPVGDKSSDVDQILTEEHELIMTGQKSLDDGLAEMAKRVKNEVR, from the coding sequence GTGAAGCGACACCTCGTCACCATCCTGGCCGGCGCCGCCGCCCTGGCCCTGCTGACCGCTTGCGGGGGCGGCTCGGACACCCCGGCCGCCGACGGACCGCAGACCATCAAGGTCGCCCTGTGGAACTACGCCACCACGCCGGAGTTCAAGGCGATCATCGACGGCTTCCAGCAGGCCAACCCGCAGATCAAGGTCGAGCCGGTCGACATCCTGGCCGACGACTATCCGACCAAGGTGACCACGATGCTGGCCGGTGGTGACACCACCGACGTGCTGACGATGAAGAACGTGATCGACTACGCCAGGTTCGGCACCCGTGGACAGCTGCTGCCGATGACCGACCAGGCCAAGGCGCTGGACCCGGCGAAGTACTCGGGCCTGAAGTCCTACGACCTCGACGGCAAGTACTTCGCGCTGCCGTACCGCCAGGACTTCTGGGTGCTCTACTACAACAAGACACTGCTCAAGCAGGCCGGCGTACCGGAGTCGAAGCTGCAGAACCTGACCTGGGCCGACTACGCCACGCTGGCGAAGAGCCTGACCAAGGGCGATGGTCCGTCGAAGGTGTACGGCGCGTACCAGCACACCTGGCGCTCGGTGGTCGAGGCCACCGCGGCGGCGCAGACCGGCGGTGACCTGCTCGGTGGCGACTACGGCTTCTTCAAGGACCAGTACACGATGACGCTGGATCTCCAGAAGGACGGCGCGATGTTGCCTTGGGCAACCGCCAGGAGCCAGAAGGTCACCTACAACACGATGTTCTCCACCGGCAAGGCCGCGCTGATGCCGATGGGCACCTGGTACGCCTCGACGCTGCTGGCCGACACGAAGTCGGGCAAGACCAAGGTGGAGTGGGGGATGGCGCCGCTGCCGCAGCGCACGGCCGACGGGAAGGTGACCACCTTCGGCTCGCCGACCGCGTTCGCGGTGAACAAGAACTCCAAGCACGCCGACGCGGCAAAGAAGTTCGTCGAATGGGCCTCGAGCGAAGCCGGCGCCACCGCGGTCGCCAAGGCCGGCGTGACGCCGTCGTTGCAGAGCCAGCAGATCCTCGACACCTACTTCGCGCTGCCGGGGGTGCCCAGCGACGCGGTGGCGAAGAAGGCCTTCAAGCCCGACAACGTCGTGCTCGAGATGCCGGTCGGCGACAAGTCCTCCGACGTGGACCAGATCCTGACCGAGGAGCACGAGCTGATCATGACCGGGCAGAAGTCGCTCGACGACGGCCTGGCCGAGATGGCCAAGCGGGTCAAGAACGAGGTCCGCTGA